The sequence CGCAGTCCATGCTGACTCACTTTCGCTGCGGCAGTCGGAGGAGGCTGTGACATGGCTCCCCTTGGCGGAAAATTCCAAGCTGGCTGAGCTCTTAAGAGGAGTATCGTCCAGACACCATCTGTAGCGCCCGCCTGCTCCGCTATGGGGCACACCGCCGTCGGCAAACAGCTTCGCCTCGTACGGTCTTCCGGTATATGCCTGAGGCAGCTCATTATTAAGGATTCTCAGACTTTGACCGGCGCACCCGCTGCGTGCCTGAAGCTCGCCCAGCGTGACCCACTCCGTTATATCGTCATAGGCTTCGATCCTTGTTCCGTCCGCAGGGTAATCGTCCGCCGCGTCTCCCTGAATATAGATGCGTATTATTCCGGCTTCGTCCGCTCCTGTCTGTATATTGGCGTTTGCTCCGCCTCCGGCGGTTACGAAAGCTATGTTCCTTACCGCGGTATAATCCGTGCATCCGGCGTTTCTGCACCTGCGGAGCTCGAAGGAAGCGGTCTTTCGGCGGCAGACGGCATCATTCGATGTCAGTGCCTCGTCATAGATATAAGCCACAGACCTGCCTCCGAAATCATGTGAATAGGAAACCGCCGGAGCGAACCCCTCTTTCACAGGGAGTACTCCGTTGACATTGGAATAGGAAAAGAGTGAATTTTTCGCTGAGACAAGTCTGGCAGAATCGGTTTCCGCTGATTTCTTTTTCACGGCAAGCGCAAGGAGACTGCTGCCCGAAGCAAGGGCAAAACCTATTATAACCAGTACGATAGCAAGCTCAATAAGGGTGAAGCCCTTAGTTTCTGAACGCATTGAAAACCAGTCTCCCGTAACGTTAATTGACTGATACTGTTTAATTTTATAATAATTCCTATTCGCTGTCACCCTATATGAGGCTCATATGAATGCCGCTGCCGTCCCTGAAAAGGGCTTTTCACTGATAGAACTGATATTTGTCATAGTCGTCATAGGCTTTCTCGCCTCTTTCGGCTACGGCATGATGAATAATGCGAAAAATTTCTCCTCAGAGAGAAACAC is a genomic window of Geovibrio thiophilus containing:
- a CDS encoding type II secretion system protein, with the protein product MRSETKGFTLIELAIVLVIIGFALASGSSLLALAVKKKSAETDSARLVSAKNSLFSYSNVNGVLPVKEGFAPAVSYSHDFGGRSVAYIYDEALTSNDAVCRRKTASFELRRCRNAGCTDYTAVRNIAFVTAGGGANANIQTGADEAGIIRIYIQGDAADDYPADGTRIEAYDDITEWVTLGELQARSGCAGQSLRILNNELPQAYTGRPYEAKLFADGGVPHSGAGGRYRWCLDDTPLKSSASLEFSAKGSHVTASSDCRSESESAWTAGDNVSVIGTPPSGSGGSYYLSVWVRDGNDPDGGDDSIANKKLVLTISE